The Sulfobacillus thermosulfidooxidans genome segment TCCCATCATGGTTAATTTGAGAGAGACATGAGACTGAACACCTTCTTGGTGAATCACTTCAAGCATTCGCAGGTAACTATCACGCGCTTGTACAGCCTCTTCGGCCCGGCTTATAGATTCGCCTAGATGATCTAAAGTAGCCATAATTCCATTACGGTTCAAATCTTTGATAACTTTAATGGCATCATCCAGTTCAGATCCTGCGACAAAGCGACTGGCTCCCAAGCGCATTCCGTATTGTTGCATGGCTTGTGAAACCAACCAGTTATTACCCACTCCTAAAATAAGCTGCCTAAACACAAGACGCCTCCTCGCTCATCCTCACTTATTGTCATAGTCAATGCGTTCTAAGATTAAGCCTTTTGCGGAAGCAACAAAGCCGACTTTTGCACTGCGCGGATTTTCAAGACCTTGGTGAATCAAGGATATATCGCCCCGTTCCGCACAAAGAATCATCGTGCCAACCAGTCTGCGGACCATATGGTATAAGAATCCATCCGCACCAATATCATAGCGCCAAATATTACCCTCGTCCTCCATTGTCCATTTACTTAAAAACACATGTCGTATGGTCGTTTGGGCTGAGGACCCTTCCGAGCGAAAAGCCCAAAAATCGTGCTGTCCCACAATCAAGCGAGCCGCCTGATTAAGAGTTACCCACGACAAAGGACGTTCAATTATTGCGACATATCTTGCGGTTCCGGGCCATGGAACCGATGATCCCCGCCATATCCGGTAACTATAATATTTGGCCCGGGCATCATATGTAGGCCGAAAAGTTTCCGGCACCCAATCAACATGTCGAATGACCAAATCCGACGGCAGTCTTCGATTCACAACAGCTACAATTTTTTGAGTGGGCACCGGCACTTTTCCGGTCCACACCACGACTTGTCCTCGAGCATGTACTCCGGCGTCGGTCCGACTCGCGCCGGAAATCGTCCCAGGTCCTAATAGCTGTTGTAAATGATGTTCTAATTCTCCTTGCACGGTGCGCCGGTTCGGTTGTTTTTGAAATCCCGCGAAATCGGTCCCATCATAAGCTATAAAAAGCCGCAAATACATCTTAGATCAACACTTTCCACGTTATTAAGAAAATAACCCACATTATCACAGTGGTTATTGTATCCCGCAGGGTCCATGGTGCCACCTGAGGAAAATGATGGGGTCGCCATCCTCTGGCCCAAATGGATTCCGCAATATAGTCACTGCGTAAGATACTGATCATAATCAGAGGGGTCAAAAACCGCAACACATCTTTCCATTGCCCTCTCTCTCCTACCAATTGGCGCCGCATCCGCACGTCGGTGTTCACGCGTTGAGCACTTAGCCGCAATTCGGGTATATAGCGCATTACCAGTAACGCCATCAAGGACATTTGGCCGATAAGAGGTTTAGGACCGATAAATTTTTTCAACGCTTTTTCTAGATAGAGGATCATATGGATCGGCGGACGTAACTTCAAGATGGCGAGACTAAAACTCAAAACGGCACCAAAACGTGTGCCATCCCAAAAGGCAGAAGACCACCGGTTATGAGGATCGTTGATGAATGCCAAGACGGCCCACAAAATTGCACCTACCACAAGACCCCATCGTTCCCGGTGACTCAAAGGAATCCGCAACACATAGTAAACTATTGTGAGTAGCATGATCTCCACAATCAGCAGCCATACTTGGTGAGTAGCAAAAATGATGATAATACCGAATAACAGGGCTTGTAGCAGGACTAGCGGACTGAGGGATACTGCAGCCGCCATAATCTCACCACCTCTTCTCGCGCCTTTTGCGAATCAATCCATGCGCGTAGAGATACGGGCGCATTGCGCGTCAACAGTTCGCGCCATAACTGTTCTAAAGGATTAGTAGTAGGCAAAGAATGCGCATACCACAACTGGCCGAGATCCTCCGGTTGAGATTTTAAAACCTGCTCACACCAAAAGCCTTTGGTAATGACGGATAACATCCACGGCCAATCATGACTGATGACCAATGTCAAACGCGAAAACTCGTGGGTTGTAAGCCACAGAGATAATTGGTTCTTCCACCATCCATCAAGTCCCTCGGTCGGTTCGTCTAATAACAAAATATCGGGATCTAACAAATCATAGATGGCTAAAATCACACGCCGTTTCTGCCCTGTACTCAATGTCCACGGCGACTGATTCCATAAGGATTTGAGAGCCCAGCGTTCCATGACCGCGTCGAGTTTGCTCAAAAATCCTGGGTCACCACTGCGCAAGACGCGTTTGAACGGCCACAGGATTTCCTCTTTGACCGTCGTTTCGGTTAATTGATGCTCGGGATGTTGCATGACGCACCCAATACGGGCAGTGGTTCTCATCACTGATCCGGTTTGCGGTTTTAAGGTCCCCATTAAGAGCGAAAAAAATTGGCTCTTTCCTGAACCATTGGGACCAACCACCGCGAATAGTCCTTTTTCCGGCGTAGACCACCAGGGGATGCGCAATTGCGAATAGGGAAGAATGACATCACGAACTACAATCGCCATAAATATTGACTCATTTCCTTGATATCCCAGCTATCCAGATCTTGTTGTCCTGTCAACTTCTTAATCTGCTCAACAAAAGCTCTCCATTCATCGGACAGTCGCATCGCGAACGCATGACGGCTCATTTCTTGCACCTTTCCATCCTCAATCCACAGATAGCGGTCTGCAAGTTCTACCCACCATGCATCATGGCTAATAATGAACAGTGTGGTTCCCTGTCGTTTGACGTTGTACAAAACCTCAAAAATCTGATGTTTTCCCCATCCGTCGAGCATTGTCTCAGGCTCATCGGCGACCATAATTTGCGCATTTTGGGCCAATATCGCCGCGATGGCTTCCCGGTGCAATTCACCGCCGGACAACGTTTCCGCAGCACGGTGGCGCAAAGTCTCTATGTGCATCCCATATAATGCCGCATCCGTCCGCTGCTGGGCTTCTTGGGGCGTTGGAGCATGCCATAATGCACCGAGTGCCACATCATCTTCTACGGTTATTCCCACTACTTGGTGCTCCGGCTCTTGTTGCAACCATCCGACATAATCAGCCGGCCACTGCTCACGCGGTGTCCCGTCAGCGAATCTCAGGGTCCCCCGGAAAGGTCGAATAATGCCTGCCATTAACCGCGCCAAGGTTGTTTTGCCGCCCCCATTGGGCCCCGAAATAAAAACGCACTCACCCCCGCGAACTGTCAAGTCCACGGGGCCAAGTGCGTTGCTCTCTTGACTATCATATCGAACCACTACGTGGTCAAATATGATATCCATCGATACTAAACCAGTTCTAAAATCGCCATAGGGGCGGCATCGCCCCGGCGAAAGCCCGTGCGCATAATGCGTGTATAGCCGCCTGTGCGGTCCTGGTAACGGGGGCCAATCGTCGTGAATAGTTTGGTGACCACATCTTCGTCCAATACGTATGCAAGCGCTTGGCGACGAGCTGCCAAATCGCCACGTTTTGCTAAGGTGATCATATGCTCGACAACGCGGTTCACTTCTTTCGCCCGCGTTACGGTGGTTTCGATCCGTTCCTCGCGCAGAGTTGAAGTCACCAAATTACGGAGCATTGCCCGCCGGTGTCCACCAATGCGCCCTAGTTTCCGATGCATGCCTGGCATAAACCGTCTCCTCCATAAGACTTACTCATCAGATGGACGCAGGCCTAAACCTAACGCCACTAATTTTTCCTTAACCTCTTCCAAGGACTTCTTCCCTAAGTTGCGCACTTTCATCATGTCTTCATCCGACTTGTTGGTTAATTCTCCGACCGTGTTAATCCCGGCCCGTTTGAGACAATTAAATGACCGTACCGACAGATCCAGCTCTTCTATGGGCATTTCTAATAGGCGGTCTCGAGAATCTTCATCGCGTTGAACGCCAATTTCCACCCCCGACACCGTGTCGGTTAGTTCGATAAACAAGCGTAAGTGATCTGAAAGGATTTTCGCGCCTCGAGATATGGCTTCTTCAGGGCTAAGGGACCCATCCGTCCACACCTCCAAGGTAAGACGGTCGTAGTCCGTAATGTGACCGACACGAGTATCTTCGACACGCCAGTTGACCTTAGTGACGGGGCTAAAAATCGAGTCGACGGGAATGACACCAATGGCTTGGTCGGCACGTTTGTTCTTTTCAGCAGAAACATAGCCGCGCCCTCGTTCAATGGTCAATTCCATTCGTAACGAGTGCCCTTCATCGACATAGGCGATGTGTTGATCGGGTTCTAAAATGTCTACATCGGCGTCCGCAATGATATCTCCTGCGACCACTTCTCCGGGTCCTTCTTTTTCAATACGAAGGATATGAGGTTCGTCAGACCACAATCGCAAAGCTAAACGCTTCAGGTTCAATATGATATCTGCGGTATCCTCGAGCACACCGGGAATCACAGAAAACTCATGCAAGACCCCGTCAATGCGCACGGACGTCACAGCGGTCCCCGGTAATGACGACAGCAATATCCGCCGCAGTGAGTTCCCGAGGGTTATTCCATAACCCCGGTTAAGCGGTTCGACCGTAAATGCTCCATATTTCGGATCCGAGCCATCGTCAATCCGTCGAATTTCTGGTTTTTCAACCTCGGTCATATTTTCACTGCCCGCCAAAGGCAGGCGTCCCCCCTTTCAGATCCCTATTGACTAACGCGAGTAGTACTCAATAATGAGCTGCTCCTGAACGGGTGTATCAATTTCATCACGGTTTGGCAGTCTTACCACGGTTCCACGCCATTGCTCCCGTTCAACATCAAGCCACGCTGGTACCGTCCGAGCCGGCGCTTCCAACATTGCTTTAAACCGGGGTTTTTGGCGGCTTCCTTCGCGCACTTCGACGACGTCACCGGGTTTAACCGAATATGACGGTATATTCACCCGCCGACCATTCACGGCGAAGTGATTGTGACGCACCAGTTGTCGGGCTTCGGCCCGTGACGAAGCAAAACCCATACGGTACACCACATTATCCAAGCGACGCTCTAAAAGCTGAAGCAAAAGCTCACCAGTGACACCTTTCTTCGCCGAAGCTTTCTCGAAGTACCGTGAGAACTGACCTTCCATGATTCCATAGGTCCTACGAGCCTTTTGCTTTTCTCGTAGCTGTACCCCGTACTCAGAAAGTTTACGGCGTCCTTGGCCATGCTGCCCCGGGGGATACGCGCGTCGTGTCACCGGACATTTATCGGTGTAGCACTTGTCCCCTTTTAAATATAATTTAACTCCTTCACGCCGGCACAACCGGCAAACTGGTCCTGTATAACGTGCCATATGGCCGCCTCCTTCCTTTCTTGTTTATACTCGTCGCCTTTTTGGCGGTCGGCACCCATTATGAGGAATAGGTGTGACATCTTTGATCATACTAACTTCAAGACCCGCGGCTTGAAGTGCTCGAATGGCAGCTTCACGACCTGAACCCGGTCCTTTAACGAGAACTTCAACTTCCTTAAGACCGTATTCCATAGCGGCCTTAGCAGCGGTTTCGGCGGCCATTTGCGCAGCAAACGGTGTGCTTTTGCGTGAGCCTTTAAAGCCGGCTTGACCTGATGACGCCCATGATAAGGCATTGCCTTGCGTATCTGTAATGGTGACAATAGTATTATTGAACGTCGACCGAATGTGAGCGGTTCCACGATCCACGTGGCGCCTGTCACGGCGACGGGTTTTAGTGCTACGACGACTGCCTGCCATATTTCCTTGCGGTCCCTCCTAAGAAAAAGTATCAATTACTTCTTGCGTTTAGCTCCGACGGTTCGACGCGGTCCTTTGCGTGTACGGGCATTGGTTTTGGTTCTTTGTCCCCGCACCGGTAATCCCCGCCGGTGACGGAGCCCGCGGTAGGTACCAATGTCAATCAGCCG includes the following:
- the rplQ gene encoding 50S ribosomal protein L17, whose protein sequence is MHRKLGRIGGHRRAMLRNLVTSTLREERIETTVTRAKEVNRVVEHMITLAKRGDLAARRQALAYVLDEDVVTKLFTTIGPRYQDRTGGYTRIMRTGFRRGDAAPMAILELV
- a CDS encoding DNA-directed RNA polymerase subunit alpha; its protein translation is MTEVEKPEIRRIDDGSDPKYGAFTVEPLNRGYGITLGNSLRRILLSSLPGTAVTSVRIDGVLHEFSVIPGVLEDTADIILNLKRLALRLWSDEPHILRIEKEGPGEVVAGDIIADADVDILEPDQHIAYVDEGHSLRMELTIERGRGYVSAEKNKRADQAIGVIPVDSIFSPVTKVNWRVEDTRVGHITDYDRLTLEVWTDGSLSPEEAISRGAKILSDHLRLFIELTDTVSGVEIGVQRDEDSRDRLLEMPIEELDLSVRSFNCLKRAGINTVGELTNKSDEDMMKVRNLGKKSLEEVKEKLVALGLGLRPSDE
- a CDS encoding energy-coupling factor transporter transmembrane component T; the protein is MAAAVSLSPLVLLQALLFGIIIIFATHQVWLLIVEIMLLTIVYYVLRIPLSHRERWGLVVGAILWAVLAFINDPHNRWSSAFWDGTRFGAVLSFSLAILKLRPPIHMILYLEKALKKFIGPKPLIGQMSLMALLVMRYIPELRLSAQRVNTDVRMRRQLVGERGQWKDVLRFLTPLIMISILRSDYIAESIWARGWRPHHFPQVAPWTLRDTITTVIMWVIFLITWKVLI
- the rpsK gene encoding 30S ribosomal protein S11 — its product is MAGSRRSTKTRRRDRRHVDRGTAHIRSTFNNTIVTITDTQGNALSWASSGQAGFKGSRKSTPFAAQMAAETAAKAAMEYGLKEVEVLVKGPGSGREAAIRALQAAGLEVSMIKDVTPIPHNGCRPPKRRRV
- the rpsD gene encoding 30S ribosomal protein S4; translation: MARYTGPVCRLCRREGVKLYLKGDKCYTDKCPVTRRAYPPGQHGQGRRKLSEYGVQLREKQKARRTYGIMEGQFSRYFEKASAKKGVTGELLLQLLERRLDNVVYRMGFASSRAEARQLVRHNHFAVNGRRVNIPSYSVKPGDVVEVREGSRQKPRFKAMLEAPARTVPAWLDVEREQWRGTVVRLPNRDEIDTPVQEQLIIEYYSR
- a CDS encoding ATP-binding cassette domain-containing protein, yielding MAIVVRDVILPYSQLRIPWWSTPEKGLFAVVGPNGSGKSQFFSLLMGTLKPQTGSVMRTTARIGCVMQHPEHQLTETTVKEEILWPFKRVLRSGDPGFLSKLDAVMERWALKSLWNQSPWTLSTGQKRRVILAIYDLLDPDILLLDEPTEGLDGWWKNQLSLWLTTHEFSRLTLVISHDWPWMLSVITKGFWCEQVLKSQPEDLGQLWYAHSLPTTNPLEQLWRELLTRNAPVSLRAWIDSQKAREEVVRLWRLQYPSVR
- a CDS encoding ABC transporter ATP-binding protein codes for the protein MVRYDSQESNALGPVDLTVRGGECVFISGPNGGGKTTLARLMAGIIRPFRGTLRFADGTPREQWPADYVGWLQQEPEHQVVGITVEDDVALGALWHAPTPQEAQQRTDAALYGMHIETLRHRAAETLSGGELHREAIAAILAQNAQIMVADEPETMLDGWGKHQIFEVLYNVKRQGTTLFIISHDAWWVELADRYLWIEDGKVQEMSRHAFAMRLSDEWRAFVEQIKKLTGQQDLDSWDIKEMSQYLWRL
- the truA gene encoding tRNA pseudouridine(38-40) synthase TruA, producing the protein MRLFIAYDGTDFAGFQKQPNRRTVQGELEHHLQQLLGPGTISGASRTDAGVHARGQVVVWTGKVPVPTQKIVAVVNRRLPSDLVIRHVDWVPETFRPTYDARAKYYSYRIWRGSSVPWPGTARYVAIIERPLSWVTLNQAARLIVGQHDFWAFRSEGSSAQTTIRHVFLSKWTMEDEGNIWRYDIGADGFLYHMVRRLVGTMILCAERGDISLIHQGLENPRSAKVGFVASAKGLILERIDYDNK